The Chiloscyllium plagiosum isolate BGI_BamShark_2017 chromosome 42, ASM401019v2, whole genome shotgun sequence genome contains a region encoding:
- the LOC122543069 gene encoding receptor expression-enhancing protein 1-like isoform X2, which yields MVSWLISRLVVLTFGTLYPAYTSYKAVKTKNVKEYVRWMMYWIVFAIFTTIETFTDIFISWFPFYYEMKIAFVVWLLSPYTRGASMMYRKFIHPTLSSKEKEIDCYISQAKERGYETMVNFGRQGLNMAANAAANAAVKSQGAIAGRLRSFSMQDLTSIQGDEPVHDRDPLYPEDELMGRKPFSATQLECACNDQYIDSDSHDDYKSDGEAENQKSSLRRLEVPKIKRSRRVQGQQMSRKKVLGKEGVVKPVKVRPKKKAVQSNFDTL from the exons ATGGTGTCGTGGCTCATCTCCAGGCTGGTCGT GCTTACATTTGGTACTTTGTATCCTGCCTATACATCTTATAAAGCTGTGAAGACAAAAAATGTGAAGGAATAT GTCCGATGGATGATGTATTGGATTGTGTTTGCTATCTTCACGACCATAGAAACTTTCACGGACATTTTCATTTCCTG GTTCCCCTTCTATTATGAAATGAAAATTGCCTTTGTTGTTTGGCTTTTGTCCCCATACACCAGGGGTGCCAGCATGATGTACAGGAAGTTTATTCATCCCACACTGTCTTCGAAGGAGAAG GAAATCGATTGCTACATCAGTCAAGCCAAGGAGCGTGGTTATGAAACAATGGTCAATTTTGGCAGGCAAGGACTTAACATGGCAGCCAATGCCGCTGCAAATGCTGCTGTGAAG AGTCAGGGAGCTATCGCTGGCCGCTTGCGTAGTTTTAGCATGCAAGATTTAACAAGCATTCAGGGTGATGAGCCAGTACATGACAGAGACCCTCTTTATCCTGAGGATGAGCTGATGGGAAGGAAACCATTCTCTGCTACACAGCTAGAATGTG CATGCAATGATCAATATATTGACAGCGATTCTCATGATGACTACAAGTCTGATGGGGAAGCAGAAAACCAGAAAAGTTCTTTGCGTCGCCTTGAAGTACCAAAGATCAAACGAAGTAGACGAGTGCAGGGTCAACAAATGTCCCGAAAGAAAGTGCTGGGAAAAGAG GGTGTGGTAAAACCAGTGAAGGTTAGACCAAAGAAGAAGGCTGTGCAATCGAATTTTGACACTTTATGA
- the LOC122543069 gene encoding receptor expression-enhancing protein 1-like isoform X1: MVSWLISRLVVLTFGTLYPAYTSYKAVKTKNVKEYVRWMMYWIVFAIFTTIETFTDIFISWFPFYYEMKIAFVVWLLSPYTRGASMMYRKFIHPTLSSKEKEIDCYISQAKERGYETMVNFGRQGLNMAANAAANAAVKSQGAIAGRLRSFSMQDLTSIQGDEPVHDRDPLYPEDELMGRKPFSATQLECASTQPVSACNDQYIDSDSHDDYKSDGEAENQKSSLRRLEVPKIKRSRRVQGQQMSRKKVLGKEGVVKPVKVRPKKKAVQSNFDTL; this comes from the exons ATGGTGTCGTGGCTCATCTCCAGGCTGGTCGT GCTTACATTTGGTACTTTGTATCCTGCCTATACATCTTATAAAGCTGTGAAGACAAAAAATGTGAAGGAATAT GTCCGATGGATGATGTATTGGATTGTGTTTGCTATCTTCACGACCATAGAAACTTTCACGGACATTTTCATTTCCTG GTTCCCCTTCTATTATGAAATGAAAATTGCCTTTGTTGTTTGGCTTTTGTCCCCATACACCAGGGGTGCCAGCATGATGTACAGGAAGTTTATTCATCCCACACTGTCTTCGAAGGAGAAG GAAATCGATTGCTACATCAGTCAAGCCAAGGAGCGTGGTTATGAAACAATGGTCAATTTTGGCAGGCAAGGACTTAACATGGCAGCCAATGCCGCTGCAAATGCTGCTGTGAAG AGTCAGGGAGCTATCGCTGGCCGCTTGCGTAGTTTTAGCATGCAAGATTTAACAAGCATTCAGGGTGATGAGCCAGTACATGACAGAGACCCTCTTTATCCTGAGGATGAGCTGATGGGAAGGAAACCATTCTCTGCTACACAGCTAGAATGTG CTTCAACACAACCTGTATCAGCATGCAATGATCAATATATTGACAGCGATTCTCATGATGACTACAAGTCTGATGGGGAAGCAGAAAACCAGAAAAGTTCTTTGCGTCGCCTTGAAGTACCAAAGATCAAACGAAGTAGACGAGTGCAGGGTCAACAAATGTCCCGAAAGAAAGTGCTGGGAAAAGAG GGTGTGGTAAAACCAGTGAAGGTTAGACCAAAGAAGAAGGCTGTGCAATCGAATTTTGACACTTTATGA